The genomic interval GAGGTCTAAAAAGGATCTTCCGTCCCCCATTTACCACTTTCTGCTTGATACATAACATAAGAAAGCATTGACAGTCATGTTTTTTTGTCCTGCAGTGGCTGCTTGTACCATTCATCTTTTTGAACCCTATCCCTCTTGACATCAGCGTCACAGCCTTGAATCACACCTACCAGCCACCTTGGATTGGACAAATACCGACACAGGACATTGGAAAATGGCTTGATGAATTTCTTGTGGTGGTACATAGCCAGTGTGTTGATTAGAGCATATCTTTTGGCATGAACGAAGTCTAGAAAAACAGGATGTACTAGTTAAAACAGAGGCAGAAATCCAAGGTTCAGATCGCAAACTATTCTCTACGGAAGATGAGCAAAATCATATCACTATGGGAGATGTGCTTAGCAACCCTGAGATGTGTAGCATCATAAGTTGGGCGAGCTTGGACACTTTGTCCGATAACCTCTCTGTCCGTTTTTGGACAACCCACTTCTGTGGCCAGTTTAATTGAACTAAAATGTCAGATCATTGCATGTCTATTATACAAATAATATAGTATTGTTCGTGACATAATCCATTTTAATTTCAACATGTATTACTGTAACAGTGTGTTAATATATTTTCTGGTCAGAGCTTTGGAGGACTTGCAACACAGTGCCTCCATCAGAGAATCCTGTCCTCCTCATCAGCGGCGAGAGCACAGGTCACATGCTTTATTGCAGCTGTGATGATCATCATCCTGGGAGTTCCATCCGTTCTCATTGGAGCAGTGGCAGCATCCACAGGTACCAGGTGCTTGTCTGTGGCTAGCTAACGACACACGGTTCTGAGGCTGCATTCGAAATGGAAGGCAGCGGTGTGATTACTAAGgccgaatcccatttctaatCTCTAAGCTTACCCCTAcgcctacgccttccccttgccaCTCGTCCCTTCAAATGGAGCAGTAaggggtagggcttgaaacgTAACCCCTATGAATTGACACatcccttcaacaatcaaggaatAACATCTGTAGCGTTAACAAAACAGCCTCTCTATGGTTAAACCAACGATACTGCTTGTAATTACTTGCgcaacaatttaaaaaaggataaCGCTTTTGCGCGACCCTCGCAAAACCTTCATGACTTCCATGCattgtgttgacatcaaacttagtagaatggaataattattaccacccAATAAACCGTCAATTACAGGGAAAATACTTATATTTGTGTGCTATTGTGGATTCCGTCATCTTCATTTTGATGGGGGAGAAAACCTTCCCCTTacgcctacccctctgtcttaaaggggtatgccactatttagcaacatattccctcttttaacttgtcttaaagcaagacaacgcttaacatgaaaaacaaggcactttaccacctttataaaccctggccaaggaGTTTAACggtattaagtcccaaaatagtggcatacccctttaacgtgAATTGGCCCGCCACGCTCAaaatggaggggaaggggaaaggcatagggctaaggggtgaaataggATCCAGCCTAACTCTCTGAATAGACATTTGTCTAATAGATATGACTTGGGTCGTAAAGGTATCTTCTAAAACAGCAgtccccaaccaccgggtcgcggaccggtgccggtccgtggactatttgataccgggccgcacgacataagttttttttttaatccagaagACATGCCTTTGTTATGAACTGCAGTGCAGAAGTTATCTCAAATATAACTTTAAGTATTGCCATATTAATATTTGCATTAGAATAGACGtagcacaagtaggctattttaattttcaataacaagcaaacttttctttgagccgtccaatcactagttgaatgtcaaatgcgccagACGTAGGCCTATGCTGCGAGGCCTTATTTCAATGCTGCAATGCAAAGTGGATGGTGACCGTTTTGCAGTGTTGGCTGTCTTCTCCGGCTCTTTCTTTTCAGGGCTTTTGAACGTTGCGAAGCAAACTTTAGGGAGCTATTTTacaaatccacttctatcatttgtgTTGCTATTTTAGTTTCGTGTAGTTCAACGCTGTGTTACGAATGTAATTGCGTTGCGAGACATGTCTTGTGGTTGCAACTAATAACGACCAACActtgtttcaggagctcctgaaagtcagcgttagcagaaaaTCAGGCGATGACATGCAACCTTTTGCCTTTTTAAAAACATTGCACATAAAACCACATGCACTCGGACCGCGGTAGAATCAAACGGTTATGCAGCAGTCCACACGCGACGCGAGGGCACGAGCTGCTAGTGGCAAACTTCAGCGGTATCAAACTCCAGCTTCCAACTATTCCCCGTGTTGTTcgaaaaaacaatgacgactgctTGTTGGGAAACAGTTGACCTTGAATTAATAGAAGCGCCACTTAACCAGGAGACCTATAACCCAGTCATACATAGCCCTGAATTTCCCTGCGCACAAATGTCCTCAATGAAAACGAACATGGCCAAAGACAACGCATAttctcgcatggtgaaaaatagtagcaataggcctatgtagtagcctagttttgggtgatCTTCCTTGCACCAATAGCCCTATGACCAAGAATGGCTCCAAAAATTAGTGGGTTAATTGTCAGTTTAATAGTCAAATACtaaatgttaataataataataataataattgtatttgtatagcactgtgtcatacaaggcatgtaactcaaagtgcttaacaaatgggaaaaaaaacattgttagagatagatttaaaaggagaggtatagaggagaggcagaaaaagcaggaaggcagaggaagaagagatagacagagaatgtagagtcagaAGGTCAatgtaggataggaccaggattcttagatgtgtaaggtccatagtggctgggcctatcataagtcatagatagtcacacagagattgggcgctcaggtgcggcccctggtggcatcaggggtgaggaaaaactccctttcgcttgattcatagtttgtaagggggaaaaaaagctcagtgaagtctgagaaaaaaaagaccccctatagtcaggaagaaacctcaggcagagaccagcggccacctaggggagccccctgccagggctggttgcgagtagtaagggcgctgcggcagctgggacactatgacgccttggcagctaggagttggcaaggatgaagaggtgggtcttcagctgcttcttgaaggagtcgacggaggtggctgatcggatctcgatggggagggcgttccatctcttgggcgcatagcaggcaaatgcggcgtcgccgatcttcttctgcgggggggtgggggtccttagcagcttggcatcagtggacctgagagctcgagcaggggcataaaaagagagcatgtctgagatgtaACTGCAGGgagcaagtccatttaatgctttaaatactgtgagcagaatcttaaagtcgattctgtatgagacaggtaaccagtgcagatctgccaagacaggagagatgtgctctctcattctggttcttgttaggattcttgccgcagaattttgaatgagttgcaatttgtcaattaatttttttgggagaccagagaagagagcattgcagtagtctatcctactggtgacaaaggcatgaataagtttctcagcgtcttgtcggggggccaagccgcgcactttgttgacatttctaagatggaaaaaagcagattttgttatcttgttgatgtgaggctcaaagctcaaatccgagtctatgaccacacctaggctagtaaccttatctttaatgtgcatgcttaggtcacctaggcttgagtggagttttgcacgtttttccttaggcccaatgagcaacacttcagttttatcctcatttaattttaggaagttactgtttatccaatctgtgatggcagacatgcatttagtcaaggcatgaatggcagtggtttggctaggctcgacagagatatatagttgagtgtcatcggcatagctatgaaaatcaacattgtgctctctgatgatggagcccaggggcaacatatagagagagaagaggagagggcccaagcaactaccctgagcaactccaaaaggcacatcatacttgttggagacgtgttctccgatggtgacaaaaaactgccttcctgtaatatatgttttgaaccactctaagacgtgaccggacaagcctacccaagattcaaggcggtcaattagtatgttgtggtctatcgtgtcaaaggcggcactgaggtcgaggaggataagtgctgaaactttgtttgcggcagtgctgagcctaagatcacttattattttggttagtgctgtttcggtgctatggttggctctaaagcctgattggaatttttccaagatatcattcccagccagatgttgattaagctttttaaatacaactttttctagtaccttgcttataaaggggaggtttgatataggtctgtagttgtttaaagaattctgatctaaatttgtcttttttaggagtggctttaccatggctgttttgaatgagcttggaaaaatgcctgtaagcatagaggtgttaacaatttgcagtaaaggtgctgctaagcaaccaagtatgttttttagcagatgtgtggggatcgcgtcaaggctgcaggtagactgcttactttccctgactattttacagaggtcgtcctctgtaattggacaaaacttttggaagctctcaggtctcctaggggggtttaaccctcccctgttatgtttaaatgtaggctgttacacattttgaatggaGTGAAGGAAAAGGATTAGACCTTAGACCCTATTGatactattattaggcctattaaaataataacaatgatatttatagttattattgttgttgttgttgttgttggttataACGCGTGACTGCCGGTCCgcgaaaaaaaaatgggactcaaaccggtccctggtggtaaaaaggttggggaaccctgTACTAAAACATTCATTTCAAATGGCACTAACTAGAGTGCTGGAGTGTTCAATATACTCTGGGATTTTGACACCCCATTCTTTATTGTGTATCTCCCAGATTGGAATCAAACAGACTATGGTGCCCCTTCTCCATACGATCGTGGAGAAGCCTATAGCATCCTGCCCATCTGTCTGCAGTATCTCACCCCTCAATTTGTCTCCGTCATTGGGATCGCCGCTGTGGCTGCAGCCGTGATGTCCTCAGCAGACTCTATGCTCATCTCCGCCACGTCAATGTTCAGCTCCAACATCTACAAGAACATCAGAAAACAGGTTTTgtacagattacattacattacattacattacacttaaatgacacttttatccaaatcaaattacagttattttcttacgtacagggtattggttacaggccctgtgGAACTAAAATACACTCCTATCACTCACAGGCCTCAGACCGAGAGATGCAGTGGGTGATCCGCATCTCTATTGTTGTGGTTGGTGTGGTCGGCACAGCTCTGCCCTTCCTAACCAACAGCATCATAGGGCTTTACATCCTGGCGGCGGACGTTGCATACTGCGTAATCTTTCCTCATCTGGTCTGTGTCGTCTTTTGCCCCGTCGCCAACGGTTATGGGGGCGCCATGGGGTATTTCCTGGGTATCCTGCTGAGGTGTTTGTGTGGAGAGCCAACCATTGGACTCCCAGCGGCCATCCATTTTCCGGGTGGTGAAACAGTCGATGGTGTTTACATCCAGAGAGCACCTGTCCGGACAGTAGCCATGCTTGTCACGCTGATCTGCGTCCTGTTTTTCTCGTACATCTTTGAGCAACTATTCCACCGTGATGTACTTCCTAAGCGATGGGACATCCTTAAGGTCAGCCATGTGACCACACCACCACAGAGGCTGGAACAAGCGAGCAGTGACGCCGATGGACAAATGGAGACAATGATGTCAGCATCTGACACAGGCCATTTGGAGTGGCCGCAAGTAGAAGAAAGCACAAAGCTGTAGTATACTGACAATGGAGCAGAATATTGGAGTGCCGACTGTGGACTGTGTGTTTCCCCGTATGATTTCCTCTCtgtatttgtgcatatgtgtgtgagcagggccggattaacatggtctggggcccctaggctacaggttgctgtaggccccccctGAAAGCATATTTCCCGACAAATGTACATAGGCTTAATTCCTagatcataattatgacactgtctaacatgtctaccaactgcactcaagaCAACAAATTTTCACTTTTATTCGATccgggccccctggcaggtggggacccctaggctacagccatatctagcctgtgtgttaatccggccccgtgtgtgagtgtgtgtatgcgttgttTGTGAATGTTGTTTCCCACTCCCTCGTGTGTCAATCGTGTTTGGGatgggttttgattggggggaggtgtcgGGGCGGGAATAATTAAGGGATTAGATAATTAAAGAATGCTCAAGCAAGAGGGTTTTTTTGATGTTACTAGATCTGGTCATATTTGTATATCTCGTCATGGAGAAACTGGATAAAATATGATTGGTCTCACTCAAACTCActtagggcaccaaataagccagaaccggccctgcgacAATGGAAGCAGGTTATTTCAACTCCAGGCTACCTGCCCACAGGTGCACTTGATTTCACAATTgaccctaagccatctgggctgagcagtgcctcactttagaatagggaccattattccacatctgttttcacactgttcagggtttgttcacacagtatgTCGGGAGCTTATAAACATTGTATTCTGGcatttactacttactaataaattgaaatataggcttactggtccttactaagcttatattggtaacactttacttgacgccgtgtcataagcatgtcattacagtgtcataatagtgtcatgacacagtcatagatatgtcataaacattatgtccatgtcattaacattttatgacggctggccttaagtgacattcggttatggcaaagacaaccttgttgtaaccaaatgtcacttatggccaacagtcataaaatgtttatgacatggacataatgtttatgacacatgcataacactattatgacactgtaatgacatgcttatgacactggcgtcaagtaaagtgttaccgttatattAGTAATTAattccttattgtgcatgaacaagacatttgcgaatgcctaacaaatatttgattttgcttagtacacgcCTTACAAGTTAATtaatacaggcattaacattgtatgtgttagtgcttatagatgtaacgctaaaattaagtgttagcaaagttttattcaatatctggcaaaagcACAAGTCATGCCGAAGcatgctaaaaaaaacccatgaaaactATGGTTTACTATGGTCAATTTTTGTAAGGGTTCACACCATCGGCAAATGTGCACAAATATGCAGACGAGCTGTAATAAATACATTAAGCCTGTGTGCAGAACCAGCAGTATTGAGGAAAGAAATAAGACGTTTA from Engraulis encrasicolus isolate BLACKSEA-1 chromosome 17, IST_EnEncr_1.0, whole genome shotgun sequence carries:
- the LOC134467768 gene encoding high affinity choline transporter 1-like, producing the protein MGLNVPGLITLLGFYAVVLATGIWASRRAKAKVTTGTVTEVTLLGGRTIGMAVGIFTMTATWTGGGFILGVAETVYTPGKGLVWAMPLQFSVTFIIAGLVFAKPMRERKYVTMMDPFQIKYGKVVATLMIIPNIASEILYFGCVLLALGGTTSSVLDLPFVYSVVISAAVTIIYTLLGGFYSVAYTDVIQLVFIFAALWLLVPFIFLNPIPLDISVTALNHTYQPPWIGQIPTQDIGKWLDEFLVVSFGGLATQCLHQRILSSSSAARAQVTCFIAAVMIIILGVPSVLIGAVAASTDWNQTDYGAPSPYDRGEAYSILPICLQYLTPQFVSVIGIAAVAAAVMSSADSMLISATSMFSSNIYKNIRKQASDREMQWVIRISIVVVGVVGTALPFLTNSIIGLYILAADVAYCVIFPHLVCVVFCPVANGYGGAMGYFLGILLRCLCGEPTIGLPAAIHFPGGETVDGVYIQRAPVRTVAMLVTLICVLFFSYIFEQLFHRDVLPKRWDILKVSHVTTPPQRLEQASSDADGQMETMMSASDTGHLEWPQVEESTKL